The following are from one region of the Hyla sarda isolate aHylSar1 chromosome 6, aHylSar1.hap1, whole genome shotgun sequence genome:
- the LOC130277510 gene encoding uncharacterized protein LOC130277510: MAGGEEVAQPNNCRSCCCNLRMIIQMAFFGIWTAISVALIVVGGKYRDECIEEPYIPVYMIVAGAFSFAYWVLLPFECCFPTLRRIVSILVAMFVFAWFIAGSVWVFRIYHITNRYCHKGMYLFIFSVLIIQYIFIGLGVIASLLACLCCENSCVARICKYFEALLECCPCLECLRCFQNLSCSCLKCLECCQNLPCCRWLKCCKCLDCCKCLQCCKCLDCTKCLECCKCLQCSCLQNCNCLQCCSCLENCNCLQCLKCSDCCKCLQCCDCFKSLCCCCKSIQCSSCLNCSLCASCCSCLPCCAAKV, translated from the exons ATGGCAGGAGGCGAAGAAGTTGCGCAACCAAATAACTGCAGAAGCT GCTGCTGCAATCTCAGAATGA TAATTCAGATGGCGTTCTTTGGAATATGGACTGCGATAAGCGTTGCATTGATCGTTGTAG GTGGAAAATACAGAGATGAGTGTATAGAAGAACCTTACATCCCAGTGTATATGATTGTTGCTGGGGCATTCAGCTTTGCATATTGGGTACTATTACCTTTTGAATGCTGTTTTCCTACTCTTAGAAGAATTGTCAGCATTCTTGTGGCTATGTTTGTCTTCGCCTGGTTTATTGCAG GCAGCGTCTGGGTCTTCAGAATTTATCATATCACAAACAGATATTGCCACAAAGGCATGTATCTCTTCATTTTCTCTGTCCTGATTattcaatacatttttattggactCGGAGTCATTGCCAGCCTTCTCGCCTGCCTTTGCTGTGAGAATTCT TGTGTCGCCAGAATATGCAAATACTTTGAGGCCCTCTTAGAGTGCTGCCCTTGTTTGGAGTGCTTAAGATGTTTCCAGAACCTCTCGTGCTCATGCTtaaaatgtttagaatgctgcCAAAATCTGCCATGCTGCAGATGGCTAAAATGCTGCAAGTGCCTAGACTGCTGCAAGTGCCTACAGTGCTGTAAATGCCTCGATTGCACTAAATGCCTAGAGTGCTGCAAGTGTCTACAGTGCTCCTGCCTACAGAACTGCAACTGCCTACAGTGCTGCAGCTGTCTGGAGAACTGCAATTGTCTACAGTGCTTAAAATGCTCAGACTGTTGTAAATGTTTGCAGTGCTGTGACTGCTTCAAGTCCTTGTGCTGCTGCTGTAAAAGTATCCAGTGCAGCAGTTGTCTAAACTGCAGCTTGTGCGCCTCGTGCTGCAGCTGTTTACCGTGTTGTGCTGCTAAGGTCTGA